From Streptomyces durmitorensis, a single genomic window includes:
- a CDS encoding non-ribosomal peptide synthetase, with protein MTTSQDAARAEYLRLRLAGRRHGRRAALPRADRSAPLPLSSGQQQMWFLNQLDPESPEYLVPMALRFTGPLDGEALLHAWARVLDRHEILRTRYAMGDEGPVQTVHPDGPRDLPRVDLSTLRDEAREAEVLRILTEQSSAPLDLAHDWPVRGRLIRCAPDDHVLVLVAHHIACDAWSTRLFAQEMGALYRAAVTGTSPELPPLEIQYADYAAWEQQHISGPAGQRHLAYWRTRLADLPVLDLPTDRQRPARRDHTADAVRSHLPTALTDGVRALAGRYDTTPFVVLLTAFQALLARHTGSTDLAVGTVVSGRTRPEVQHLIGYGINSLVLRARWQGNPSFDALLRQARQTVLDAFDHQEAPFPILARELAPERDMSRTPLFQSMFMMRETATEDYGFPGVGTEVLNAFAPRARFDLGLTVEEGPDGTLTSRLEYATALFDRASAERLLRQYHRLLRHAVDEPGTPLSHLDVLDMLDVLDEGTVAHAPGPQAREAPRCLHSLFEEQARRTPDAVAVVAAGTTLTYGELDARANRVAHRLRGLGAGPESLVGVCLDRGAELVPALLGVLKAGAAYLPLDPSHPGERLRFALGDAGASVVLAQSSTTGLLNGTRAEIVVLDDAEDPVRTSPASAPVTDCVPDNLVYAIYTSGSTGRPKGVALTHTNVHRLLTNARRHLAFGEGDVWSMTHSYAFDVAVFEMWGALLHGGRLVVVPHEVSRTPQELIDLLAAEGVTVLSQTPSAFRGLVAAAEAEDPRLGRLALRTVIFAGERLDIPGLRPWADRFGLDGPALVNMYGITETTVHTTFHRITRDDLDPLAANAVGLPLDDLTVHLLDGQGCPVPDGGRGEIHVGGPGVARGYLGRPELTAERFVPDPFGPPGARLYRSGDLARRGPEGELQFLGRTDDQVKVRGYRVEPGEIAAVLREHQAVSQAVVVVDGTATGDHRLIGYVVPQDDGAVKAEALAAHCAARLPSYMVPVAFVPLDALPLTANGKLDRDRLPRPDRSTLLPEAVYVGPRSGLEERVAGVWGEVLGVERVGVFDGFFDLGGDSIRAVALVGALRAGGLSVSVRDVFDRRTVAGLCEVLADRPAAQSQESVAAFALVDAPDRELVPDGVVDAYPMASAQIGMVVDMLTRDRFSNYHNVATTRMRDDRDFSVSALRDAARVVVDRHEVLRTSFDLHTFSVPMQLVHPTATVPVAVRDRRGFDATALRADFDRFHDTERAHFFDLAEPPMMRLTAHVSDDGWWLSITEFHAIVEGWSYHSLMRELIDCYLRIRDGRAVAPRPPVAVRYADSIAGELRSLASPEDRAYWTRIVETHPRFSLPAEWGDPREPVRTYWESVPFDDLEDGLRALAASANASLKSVLVAAYGKVLGSLTDQRRFSAGVVVHTRPEALGADRIYGMHLNTVPFAFDRAGGTWREWVRQVFDREVELWPHRRFPMPEIQRMAGEGRLVNVLINHVDFDRLDDGVADLGTAMAPGTTEFDLAVTTLSRRISLKSHTGVLSRAHAARVAAMFRAVLEAMVADGDGDAGEELLPPGERQLVAGLRAAEMGGPEVLVPQLLAERVRRTPGAVAVSAGGVELSYGEVDERANRVAHVLRGAGVGAESLVGVCLERGVDLVVALWAVWKAGGAYVPMDPAFPLPRLRSVVRDAGIRTVLTGGSVASAVEEALGSATCVRVDGAEAARTSASQPLGGVPLDPEPLDAPLDADQLAYVIHTSGSTGRPKGVQVTHRGLAHHVRWAAQTLTSHGDGGSALFSSVAFDLVVPNLWAPLVSGQRLWMWPEDGDLADLADGLCAAGPFSFLKLTPSHLELLAGQLDRKRARALAGTVLSAGETLTGTAADRWLEWLGPGRLINEYGPTETTVGASVMPVNISPAPDRVPIGRPLPGVSLHVADESLRPVPVGVVGELYVGGVGVARGYLGRPELTAERFVPDPFGRPGARLYRTGDLARVLFDGTVEFVGRADDQVKIRGHRVEPGEVEAALVMLPGVAEACVVVSVLGRAPALVAYVVPAEGATPDGAELRAALERTLPAHLVPAAFVPLDALPLNANGKLDRAALPAPDGESLNTAHVGPRSGLEERVAGVWGEVLGVERVGVFDGFFDLGGDSIRAVALVGALRAGGLSVSVRDVFDRRTVAGLCEVMADRPAAQSQESVVAFALVDAPDRELVPDGVVDAYPMAQTQIGMVVEMLSDDSLHPYHSVSSFRIRDEHPVSLTALRRAAQTVVERHEALRTSFDLHTFSVPMQLVHPAAEVPVHLRDLGGSTAEQIKNSLDAYQAQERDRPFDLASPPLLRLCAHQEGDGAWWLTVVRCHAISEGWSHYNLLVELLGCYEEIRNGTTPTSPPPAAVRYADFVAGELQALASPEDRAYWSGVIERYPRFTLPADWGTPGAARERVRLRVPVDDLADGLRAFASRSGVSLKSVLLAAHLKVLGSITEEETFCTGLVCDARPEALGADRVYGMYLNTVPFACDRAGGTWREWVRQVFDREVELWPHRRFPMPEIQRMAGEGRLVEVSFNYLDFSSIDTGRIDVDPTLTAGATEFDLAVTAQAGHIGISTHTGVLSRAHAGRVAAMFRAVLEAMVADGEGDAGEVFLPPGERELVAGLRAAELGGPGVLVPQLLAERVRLTPGAVAVSAGGVELSYGEVDERANRVAHVLRGAGVGAESLVGVCLERGVDLVVALWAVWKAGGAYVPIDPGSPPARLRHTMADSGASVLVTSGACAGGLGADFTGRVILLDGAEAARVATAPATEPDPVPASSGAHLAYVMYTSGSTGRPKGVQVTHRGLANRVRWAVETIGLRADDRTLHKTSPSFDAAVWEVFAPLVSGGTLVLAPPGAERDPETMNRVLADERVTVLQAVPTVLRALAESPRWADASALRLVFSAGEPLDADLARSVVGGRSLALWNTYGPTECTIDATAHRYDPGQDTGPVPIGRPLPGVSLHVVDGGLRPVPVGVVGELYVGGVGVARGYLGRPELTAERFVPDPFGRPGARLYRTGDLVRVLFDGTVEFIGRADDQVKVNGVRVEPGEVAAALRGLPGVADAAVVPRDDGQGNRSLVAYTVPAGPDAPDGTALRRALAESLPAALVPAVFLGVERIPLTASGKPDRRALSSLPAGPQKDHVKPRTATERALADIWSRVLRLERVGAHDRFFENGGDSLRITRVIAAAHRQGMPLTLRMLYEHDVLSDLAAVIDSLVEGRDTTMVSDLTPATDTPSDPSPGPPRRDTAPSVPEDAMLAAMDRHAVPGVGLALLRGGEVTTLTGYGVTAADRPTPVTASTPFQVASISKHVTVLGVLRLVADKVLNLDEDIDRYLSSWQVPQSSGITLRELLSHQAGLSHVPPTNHLPDATMPTILEVLRGAPPATNEPVRAEHRAGQVFKKTNINFSVLEQLLEDVTGERFGPLMQRLVLDPLKMTDSSFDQAHPDTSPVPVAIGHDANGAPIAGRWRVRNEVAAGGLWASARDLAKVALEIRRAHNDDDGVLLTRPLARQMVMIWHPGSYYGLGSVVDDSGGDHEFGHGGRTVGYRNGTFTQLGTGDGLVILTNGESGKHIQTFVADRIREPKAGLGTGRGSDGWSNAVDEPVEGPSRAGAAVHDDA; from the coding sequence ATGACCACCTCGCAGGACGCAGCCCGGGCCGAATACCTCAGACTCAGACTGGCGGGCAGGAGGCACGGCCGCCGGGCCGCCCTGCCCCGTGCGGACCGCTCGGCCCCGCTGCCGCTTTCCTCGGGGCAGCAGCAGATGTGGTTCCTCAACCAGCTCGACCCAGAAAGCCCCGAGTACCTCGTGCCGATGGCGCTGCGGTTCACGGGGCCGCTCGACGGCGAGGCGCTGCTGCACGCCTGGGCGCGGGTGCTCGATCGGCACGAGATCCTGCGCACCCGTTACGCCATGGGCGACGAAGGACCCGTCCAGACCGTCCACCCGGACGGGCCGCGCGATCTCCCCCGCGTCGATCTGTCCACGCTCCGGGACGAGGCCCGGGAGGCGGAGGTCCTGCGGATCCTCACCGAGCAGTCGTCGGCGCCACTGGACCTCGCACACGACTGGCCGGTGCGCGGCAGGCTGATCCGCTGCGCGCCCGACGACCATGTGCTCGTGCTGGTGGCACACCACATCGCCTGCGACGCCTGGTCGACCCGGCTGTTCGCCCAGGAGATGGGAGCGCTCTACCGGGCCGCGGTGACCGGCACCTCGCCCGAACTCCCGCCCCTGGAGATCCAGTACGCGGACTACGCGGCCTGGGAGCAGCAGCACATCTCCGGCCCCGCCGGGCAGCGCCACCTGGCCTACTGGCGGACGCGCCTCGCCGACCTGCCCGTCCTCGACCTGCCCACCGACCGGCAGCGTCCCGCCCGTCGCGACCACACCGCCGACGCGGTCAGGTCCCACCTGCCGACGGCACTCACGGACGGCGTGCGGGCGCTGGCAGGACGGTACGACACCACGCCCTTCGTCGTCCTGCTCACCGCCTTCCAGGCGCTCCTCGCCCGCCACACCGGCAGCACGGACCTGGCCGTGGGCACCGTCGTGTCGGGACGCACCCGGCCCGAAGTCCAGCATCTGATCGGCTACGGCATCAACAGCCTTGTCCTGCGCGCCCGTTGGCAAGGCAACCCGTCCTTCGACGCGCTGCTGCGGCAGGCCAGGCAGACGGTGCTCGACGCCTTCGACCATCAGGAGGCGCCGTTCCCCATCCTGGCGCGCGAGCTGGCACCGGAGCGGGACATGTCCCGTACGCCCCTGTTCCAGAGCATGTTCATGATGCGCGAGACGGCGACGGAGGATTACGGGTTCCCGGGCGTCGGCACCGAGGTGCTGAACGCGTTCGCGCCCCGCGCCCGCTTCGATCTCGGCCTGACGGTCGAGGAGGGCCCCGACGGCACCCTGACCTCCCGGCTCGAGTACGCCACCGCGCTGTTCGACCGGGCCAGCGCCGAGCGGCTCCTGCGCCAGTACCACCGGCTGTTGCGGCACGCGGTCGACGAGCCCGGCACCCCGCTCTCCCACCTCGACGTGCTCGACATGCTCGACGTGCTCGACGAAGGCACCGTCGCACATGCACCCGGCCCGCAGGCCCGGGAAGCTCCCCGCTGTCTGCACTCCCTCTTCGAGGAGCAGGCGCGACGGACCCCTGACGCCGTCGCCGTCGTGGCCGCGGGCACCACCCTGACCTATGGGGAACTCGACGCCCGGGCCAACCGCGTGGCGCACCGCCTGCGGGGTCTGGGTGCCGGGCCCGAAAGCCTGGTGGGCGTCTGCCTCGACCGGGGCGCCGAACTCGTACCCGCCCTGCTCGGTGTGCTCAAGGCAGGCGCGGCCTACTTACCCCTCGATCCCTCGCACCCGGGCGAGCGGCTGCGGTTCGCGCTGGGGGACGCCGGAGCCTCGGTGGTGCTCGCCCAGTCCTCCACCACCGGCCTGCTGAACGGCACCCGCGCCGAGATCGTCGTCCTTGACGACGCCGAGGATCCGGTGCGCACGTCCCCGGCGAGCGCCCCCGTGACCGACTGCGTCCCCGACAACCTCGTCTACGCGATCTACACCTCCGGGTCCACGGGCCGCCCCAAGGGCGTAGCCCTCACCCACACCAACGTCCACCGCCTGCTGACCAACGCACGCCGGCACCTCGCCTTCGGGGAGGGTGACGTCTGGTCGATGACCCACTCCTACGCCTTCGACGTCGCCGTCTTCGAGATGTGGGGCGCCCTCCTGCACGGCGGCCGGCTCGTCGTCGTACCGCACGAGGTCAGTCGTACGCCGCAGGAGCTCATCGACCTGCTCGCCGCGGAAGGCGTCACCGTGCTCAGCCAGACCCCCTCGGCGTTCCGCGGCCTGGTGGCCGCGGCCGAGGCGGAAGATCCCCGGCTCGGCCGACTCGCCCTGCGGACGGTGATCTTCGCGGGCGAACGCCTCGACATCCCCGGTCTGCGGCCCTGGGCCGACCGGTTCGGCCTGGACGGTCCTGCTCTGGTCAACATGTACGGGATCACCGAGACGACCGTGCACACCACCTTCCACCGGATCACCCGCGACGACCTCGACCCCCTCGCCGCCAATGCAGTCGGGCTGCCGCTGGACGACCTCACCGTTCATCTCCTCGACGGCCAGGGCTGCCCCGTGCCGGACGGTGGGCGCGGCGAGATCCATGTCGGTGGTCCCGGTGTGGCCCGCGGTTACCTGGGCCGGCCGGAGCTCACCGCCGAGCGGTTCGTCCCTGATCCCTTCGGGCCGCCCGGTGCCCGCCTGTACCGCAGCGGCGACCTCGCCCGCCGGGGCCCCGAAGGAGAGCTCCAGTTCCTCGGCCGGACGGACGACCAGGTCAAGGTGCGCGGCTACCGGGTCGAGCCCGGCGAGATCGCGGCCGTCCTGCGGGAGCACCAGGCCGTCAGCCAGGCAGTCGTGGTCGTCGACGGCACGGCCACCGGCGACCACCGGCTGATCGGCTACGTGGTGCCCCAGGACGACGGCGCGGTCAAGGCCGAGGCACTTGCCGCACACTGCGCGGCACGGCTCCCTTCGTACATGGTCCCCGTGGCCTTCGTGCCGCTGGACGCGCTGCCGCTGACCGCCAACGGCAAGCTCGACCGCGACCGCCTGCCCCGGCCGGACCGCTCCACGCTCCTGCCCGAAGCCGTGTACGTGGGGCCGCGTTCGGGGTTGGAGGAGCGGGTGGCGGGTGTGTGGGGGGAGGTGTTGGGCGTGGAGCGGGTGGGGGTTTTCGACGGGTTCTTCGATCTGGGTGGGGATTCGATTCGGGCGGTGGCGTTGGTGGGGGCGTTGCGGGCCGGGGGTCTTTCGGTGTCGGTGCGGGATGTGTTCGACCGGCGGACGGTGGCGGGTCTGTGTGAGGTTTTGGCGGATCGTCCGGCGGCGCAGTCGCAGGAGTCGGTGGCGGCGTTCGCGTTGGTGGACGCACCGGATCGCGAGCTGGTGCCGGACGGAGTCGTCGACGCCTACCCGATGGCGTCGGCACAGATCGGCATGGTGGTGGACATGCTGACCCGCGACCGGTTCAGCAACTACCACAACGTCGCCACGACCCGGATGCGTGACGACCGGGATTTCTCCGTGTCGGCACTGCGCGATGCGGCACGGGTCGTCGTCGACCGGCACGAGGTACTGCGCACCTCCTTCGACCTGCACACCTTCTCCGTACCGATGCAGCTGGTGCATCCGACGGCGACGGTGCCCGTGGCGGTGCGCGACCGCCGGGGCTTTGACGCGACGGCGCTGCGCGCCGACTTCGACAGGTTCCACGACACGGAACGAGCCCACTTCTTCGACCTGGCCGAGCCGCCCATGATGCGGCTGACCGCCCATGTGAGCGACGACGGGTGGTGGCTGTCGATCACGGAGTTCCACGCCATCGTCGAAGGGTGGAGCTACCACTCCCTGATGCGTGAACTGATCGACTGCTACCTGCGGATCAGGGACGGCCGGGCCGTGGCACCGCGACCGCCCGTCGCGGTGCGCTACGCCGACTCGATCGCCGGTGAACTGCGGTCCCTCGCCTCGCCCGAGGACCGCGCCTACTGGACGAGGATCGTGGAGACGCACCCCAGGTTCAGCCTGCCGGCAGAGTGGGGTGACCCGCGGGAGCCGGTGCGGACGTACTGGGAGTCCGTGCCCTTCGACGACCTGGAGGACGGCCTGCGGGCCCTGGCCGCCTCGGCGAACGCCTCCCTGAAGAGCGTGCTGGTGGCCGCGTACGGCAAGGTCCTCGGCTCGCTCACCGATCAGCGGCGGTTCAGCGCGGGAGTCGTCGTCCACACCCGGCCGGAGGCGCTCGGCGCCGACCGTATCTACGGCATGCACCTCAATACCGTCCCGTTCGCATTCGACCGTGCGGGGGGTACGTGGCGGGAGTGGGTGCGGCAGGTCTTCGACCGGGAGGTGGAGCTGTGGCCGCACCGGCGTTTCCCGATGCCGGAGATCCAGCGCATGGCGGGCGAAGGGCGGCTCGTCAACGTCCTGATCAACCACGTGGACTTCGACCGCCTCGATGACGGAGTCGCCGATCTCGGCACCGCCATGGCGCCCGGCACGACCGAGTTCGACCTCGCCGTCACCACCCTCTCCCGACGCATCAGCCTCAAGAGCCACACGGGGGTGTTGAGCCGTGCGCATGCGGCGCGGGTGGCGGCGATGTTCCGTGCGGTGCTCGAGGCGATGGTGGCCGATGGTGACGGGGATGCCGGGGAGGAGCTTCTTCCGCCGGGGGAAAGGCAGTTGGTGGCGGGGCTGCGGGCTGCTGAGATGGGTGGGCCCGAGGTGCTGGTGCCTCAGTTGCTTGCCGAGCGGGTGCGTCGGACGCCGGGTGCGGTGGCGGTGTCCGCCGGTGGTGTGGAGTTGTCGTACGGGGAGGTGGACGAGCGGGCGAACCGCGTCGCGCATGTGTTGCGGGGTGCGGGAGTGGGCGCGGAGTCGCTGGTGGGGGTGTGCCTGGAGCGCGGGGTGGACCTGGTGGTGGCGCTGTGGGCCGTGTGGAAAGCCGGCGGCGCCTACGTCCCCATGGACCCGGCCTTCCCGCTGCCCCGGTTGCGCTCGGTGGTGCGGGACGCCGGCATCCGGACCGTGCTGACCGGCGGCTCCGTCGCCTCGGCTGTGGAGGAGGCGCTCGGGTCGGCGACCTGCGTCCGCGTGGACGGCGCGGAGGCGGCACGGACGAGTGCCTCGCAACCGCTGGGCGGCGTCCCGCTCGACCCGGAACCGCTGGACGCACCGCTCGATGCGGACCAGTTGGCCTACGTGATCCACACCTCGGGGTCGACGGGGCGGCCCAAGGGCGTCCAGGTCACCCATCGCGGCCTCGCCCACCATGTGCGCTGGGCCGCGCAGACCCTGACCTCCCACGGCGACGGCGGATCCGCGCTGTTCTCGTCGGTGGCCTTCGATCTCGTCGTGCCCAACCTCTGGGCACCGCTGGTCAGCGGACAGCGTCTGTGGATGTGGCCCGAGGACGGTGATCTGGCGGATCTGGCGGACGGCTTGTGCGCGGCCGGTCCTTTCAGCTTCCTGAAACTCACTCCCAGTCACTTGGAGCTACTGGCAGGGCAGTTGGACAGAAAGCGCGCCAGGGCGCTGGCAGGGACCGTGCTGTCGGCGGGGGAGACCCTGACCGGAACCGCGGCTGATCGCTGGCTGGAGTGGCTGGGCCCGGGGCGGCTGATCAACGAGTACGGCCCGACCGAGACGACCGTGGGCGCGTCCGTGATGCCGGTGAACATCTCGCCCGCCCCCGACCGGGTCCCGATCGGACGTCCCTTGCCGGGCGTCTCCCTGCACGTGGCCGATGAGAGTCTGCGGCCGGTGCCGGTGGGTGTGGTGGGGGAGTTGTATGTGGGTGGTGTCGGTGTGGCCCGTGGCTATCTGGGCCGGCCGGAGCTCACTGCCGAGCGGTTCGTGCCTGATCCCTTCGGGCGGCCCGGTGCGCGCCTGTACCGCACCGGTGACCTGGCGCGGGTTCTGTTCGACGGCACGGTGGAGTTCGTCGGCCGCGCCGACGACCAGGTGAAGATTCGCGGCCACCGCGTCGAGCCCGGCGAGGTCGAGGCCGCCCTCGTCATGCTCCCAGGGGTGGCGGAAGCCTGCGTCGTGGTCTCCGTGCTGGGCCGCGCGCCCGCCCTCGTCGCCTACGTGGTCCCCGCCGAAGGCGCTACCCCCGACGGCGCGGAGCTGCGCGCCGCCCTCGAACGGACCCTGCCCGCCCACCTCGTGCCCGCCGCCTTCGTGCCGCTGGACGCGCTGCCGCTGAACGCCAACGGCAAGCTCGACCGCGCCGCTCTGCCCGCTCCCGACGGCGAATCCCTGAACACCGCCCATGTGGGGCCGCGTTCGGGGTTGGAGGAGCGGGTGGCGGGTGTGTGGGGGGAGGTGTTGGGCGTGGAGCGGGTGGGGGTCTTCGACGGGTTCTTCGATCTGGGTGGGGATTCGATTCGGGCGGTGGCGTTGGTGGGGGCGTTGCGGGCCGGGGGTCTTTCGGTGTCGGTGCGGGATGTGTTCGACCGGCGGACGGTGGCGGGTCTGTGTGAGGTGATGGCGGATCGTCCCGCGGCACAGTCGCAGGAGTCGGTGGTGGCGTTCGCGTTGGTGGACGCACCGGATCGCGAGCTGGTGCCGGACGGCGTCGTCGACGCGTACCCCATGGCCCAGACGCAGATCGGCATGGTCGTGGAGATGCTCTCCGACGACTCCCTGCATCCGTACCACAGCGTCTCCTCCTTCCGGATACGCGACGAACACCCCGTCTCCCTCACGGCGTTGCGCCGTGCGGCGCAGACAGTGGTGGAACGGCACGAGGCCCTGCGCACCTCGTTCGACCTGCACACCTTCTCCGTACCGATGCAGCTGGTGCATCCCGCCGCCGAAGTCCCGGTACACCTGCGAGACCTGGGCGGATCGACCGCCGAGCAGATCAAGAACTCCCTCGACGCCTACCAGGCCCAGGAGCGGGACCGCCCCTTCGACCTGGCATCGCCGCCGCTGCTGCGGCTGTGCGCGCACCAGGAGGGCGACGGAGCCTGGTGGCTGACCGTCGTCCGCTGCCACGCGATCTCCGAGGGATGGAGCCACTACAACCTGTTGGTGGAACTCCTCGGCTGCTACGAGGAGATCAGGAACGGGACGACGCCCACGAGCCCGCCACCCGCGGCGGTGCGCTACGCGGACTTCGTCGCCGGTGAACTGCAGGCGCTCGCCTCGCCCGAGGACCGCGCCTACTGGAGCGGCGTGATCGAGAGGTATCCCCGGTTCACGCTGCCCGCGGACTGGGGCACTCCCGGAGCCGCCCGCGAACGCGTCCGGCTCCGCGTTCCCGTCGACGACCTTGCGGACGGACTGCGGGCCTTCGCGAGCCGGTCGGGCGTCTCGCTCAAGAGCGTGCTGCTCGCGGCCCATCTGAAGGTGCTCGGCTCGATCACCGAGGAGGAGACCTTCTGCACCGGTCTCGTCTGCGACGCCCGGCCGGAGGCGCTCGGCGCCGACCGCGTCTACGGCATGTACCTCAACACGGTCCCGTTCGCATGTGACCGTGCGGGGGGTACGTGGCGGGAGTGGGTGCGGCAGGTCTTCGACCGGGAGGTGGAGCTGTGGCCGCACCGGCGTTTCCCGATGCCGGAGATCCAGCGCATGGCGGGCGAAGGGCGGCTCGTCGAGGTCTCCTTCAACTACCTCGACTTCAGCAGTATCGACACCGGCCGGATCGATGTGGATCCCACGCTCACCGCCGGGGCGACGGAGTTCGACCTGGCCGTGACCGCACAGGCCGGCCACATCGGGATCAGCACGCACACGGGAGTGTTGAGCCGTGCGCATGCGGGGCGGGTGGCGGCGATGTTCCGTGCGGTGCTCGAGGCGATGGTGGCCGATGGTGAGGGGGATGCCGGGGAGGTGTTTCTTCCGCCGGGGGAAAGGGAGTTGGTGGCGGGGCTGCGGGCTGCTGAGTTGGGTGGGCCCGGGGTGCTGGTGCCTCAGTTGCTTGCCGAGCGGGTGCGTTTGACGCCGGGGGCGGTGGCGGTGTCCGCCGGTGGTGTGGAGTTGTCGTACGGGGAGGTGGACGAGCGGGCGAACCGCGTCGCGCATGTGTTGCGGGGTGCGGGAGTGGGCGCGGAGTCGCTGGTGGGGGTGTGCCTGGAGCGTGGGGTGGACCTGGTGGTGGCGCTGTGGGCCGTGTGGAAGGCCGGTGGCGCCTACGTCCCCATCGACCCCGGCAGTCCTCCGGCGCGCCTGCGCCACACGATGGCCGACTCGGGAGCCTCGGTGCTCGTGACGTCGGGCGCATGCGCGGGAGGCCTCGGCGCCGACTTCACCGGTCGTGTGATCCTGCTCGACGGCGCGGAAGCGGCCCGGGTCGCGACGGCGCCGGCGACGGAACCGGACCCCGTACCGGCGTCCTCCGGGGCACACCTCGCCTATGTGATGTACACCTCGGGATCGACAGGGCGGCCCAAGGGCGTCCAGGTCACCCATCGCGGCCTCGCCAACCGTGTCCGGTGGGCCGTCGAAACGATCGGGCTGCGCGCCGACGACCGTACGCTGCACAAGACTTCACCGAGCTTCGACGCCGCCGTGTGGGAGGTCTTCGCCCCCCTGGTGAGCGGCGGAACGCTGGTCCTCGCCCCGCCCGGCGCCGAACGCGACCCCGAGACGATGAACCGCGTACTGGCCGACGAGCGGGTGACCGTGCTCCAGGCGGTGCCCACCGTGCTGCGGGCGCTCGCGGAGTCCCCGCGATGGGCGGACGCTTCGGCCCTGCGACTCGTCTTCTCCGCCGGAGAGCCGCTCGACGCCGACCTGGCCCGGAGTGTCGTGGGCGGACGATCGCTCGCCCTGTGGAACACGTACGGCCCCACCGAGTGCACCATCGACGCCACGGCGCACCGTTACGACCCCGGGCAGGATACGGGCCCGGTACCCATCGGGCGTCCGCTGCCGGGCGTCTCCCTGCATGTGGTGGACGGGGGGCTGCGGCCGGTGCCGGTGGGTGTGGTGGGGGAGTTGTATGTGGGTGGTGTCGGTGTGGCCCGTGGTTATCTGGGCCGGCCGGAGCTCACTGCCGAGCGGTTCGTGCCTGATCCCTTCGGGCGGCCCGGTGCGCGCCTGTACCGCACCGGTGACCTGGTGCGGGTCTTGTTCGACGGCACGGTGGAGTTCATCGGCCGCGCCGACGACCAGGTGAAGGTCAACGGCGTCCGCGTGGAACCCGGCGAGGTGGCCGCCGCGCTGCGCGGGCTGCCCGGAGTCGCCGATGCCGCGGTCGTGCCGCGGGACGACGGACAGGGCAACCGGAGCCTGGTCGCGTACACCGTGCCGGCCGGACCCGACGCCCCGGACGGCACCGCTCTGCGCCGCGCCCTCGCCGAGTCGCTGCCGGCGGCTCTGGTGCCCGCGGTCTTCCTGGGCGTCGAGCGCATTCCGCTCACCGCGTCGGGCAAACCGGACCGCCGCGCCCTGTCCTCGCTGCCGGCCGGCCCGCAGAAAGACCACGTCAAGCCCCGGACAGCGACCGAGCGGGCGCTCGCCGACATCTGGTCCAGGGTGCTGCGCCTCGAACGGGTGGGCGCGCACGACCGGTTCTTCGAGAACGGCGGCGACTCCCTGCGCATCACCAGGGTGATCGCCGCGGCCCACCGGCAGGGCATGCCCCTGACCCTTCGGATGCTCTACGAACACGATGTCCTCAGCGATCTGGCCGCAGTGATCGACTCCCTTGTGGAAGGGCGAGACACGACCATGGTTTCCGACCTCACCCCCGCTACCGACACGCCCTCCGACCCCTCCCCGGGACCCCCCCGCCGCGACACCGCACCCTCGGTCCCCGAGGACGCCATGCTCGCCGCGATGGACCGCCACGCCGTACCGGGCGTGGGCCTCGCCCTGCTGCGCGGTGGCGAGGTGACCACCCTCACGGGGTACGGCGTCACCGCGGCGGACCGCCCCACACCCGTCACCGCGAGCACGCCGTTCCAGGTCGCCTCGATCAGCAAGCACGTCACCGTGCTCGGCGTCCTGCGGCTCGTCGCCGACAAGGTCCTCAACCTGGACGAGGACATCGACCGCTATCTGTCGTCCTGGCAGGTGCCGCAGAGCTCGGGCATCACCCTGCGGGAACTCCTCAGCCACCAGGCCGGACTGAGTCACGTGCCGCCCACCAACCATCTGCCCGACGCCACCATGCCGACGATCCTCGAGGTCCTGCGCGGAGCCCCGCCCGCGACCAATGAGCCCGTCCGCGCCGAGCACCGTGCCGGGCAGGTGTTCAAGAAGACCAACATCAACTTCTCCGTGCTCGAACAGCTCCTCGAAGACGTCACCGGTGAACGGTTCGGCCCGCTGATGCAGCGCCTCGTCCTGGACCCGTTGAAGATGACGGACAGCAGCTTCGACCAGGCCCACCCGGACACGTCGCCGGTGCCGGTGGCCATCGGTCACGACGCGAACGGTGCCCCGATCGCGGGCCGTTGGCGGGTGCGCAACGAAGTGGCCGCGGGCGGCCTGTGGGCCAGCGCCCGGGATCTCGCCAAGGTGGCCCTCGAAATCCGCCGGGCCCACAACGACGACGACGGCGTGCTGCTGACCCGCCCCCTGGCCCGTCAGATGGTGATGATCTGGCACCCCGGCAGCTACTACGGTCTCGGCTCCGTGGTCGACGACTCCGGCGGCGACCACGAATTCGGCCACGGCGGCCGCACGGTCGGCTACCGCAACGGCACCTTCACCCAACTCGGCACCGGCGACGGCCTCGTCATCCTCACGAACGGCGAGTCCGGCAAGCACATCCAGACCTTCGTGGCCGACCGCATCAGGGAGCCGAAGGCCGGTCTGGGCACCGGTCGGGGCAGTGACGGCTGGTCGAACGCCGTGGACGAACCGGTAGAGGGCCCCAGCCGTGCCGGAGCGGCGGTGCACGATGACGCATGA